Proteins found in one Brachyspira murdochii DSM 12563 genomic segment:
- a CDS encoding MFS transporter: MDNTINYHRAKIWQIAFFAFNNTATNLYMFFMFFISYYATGMLGLGVVLVSTLLTAMRIWDAITDPFVGYLLDKTNGKFGKNRPFIVAGNIVMIISCIIMYKFVYKAPENMRLLFFILVYAVYIIGYTLQCVVTKSAQTCLTNDPKQRPYFTIFDGSYNVVLFAGMQIVVSKVWIPKYGGFNAEFFNTFLIFTIIVSAVLSALAIIGLWTKDRTEYFGLGKPQLITFKDYWTVITKNRAIQMLVIAASTSKLFVTIQSNSIVLVMLYGIICGNYALSGEVSAIYSIPSIIIIILGMKFVASRMGQRKALLFGTIGCIIFAALLLLLFIFGEPTTMSFKNPNFFTIAFIVLWILMQGFAGISTNIVIPMTADCADYETYRSGKYVPGLMGTLFSCVDKIISSFATTIVGLLIAMIGFKTTQPTPDTPYTTGIFWVTMFCVFLAPMIGWVLNIIAMRFYPLTREKMEEIQGAIAEIKAKNQ, from the coding sequence ATGGATAATACAATTAATTATCATAGAGCCAAAATATGGCAGATAGCATTTTTTGCTTTTAATAACACCGCTACTAATTTATACATGTTTTTTATGTTTTTTATATCATACTATGCCACTGGAATGTTGGGATTGGGAGTAGTTTTGGTATCTACACTTCTTACTGCTATGCGTATTTGGGACGCTATAACAGATCCTTTTGTTGGTTATTTACTAGATAAAACTAATGGAAAATTTGGTAAAAACAGACCTTTTATAGTTGCCGGAAATATCGTAATGATTATATCTTGTATTATAATGTACAAATTTGTATATAAAGCTCCTGAAAATATGAGATTATTATTCTTTATATTGGTATATGCTGTATATATTATAGGATATACTTTACAATGTGTTGTTACAAAATCAGCTCAAACTTGTCTTACTAATGATCCTAAGCAAAGACCTTATTTTACAATATTTGACGGAAGTTATAATGTTGTATTATTTGCTGGTATGCAGATTGTAGTCTCTAAAGTGTGGATACCAAAATACGGCGGTTTTAATGCTGAGTTTTTTAATACTTTCTTAATATTTACTATAATAGTATCTGCTGTATTATCTGCACTAGCTATAATAGGATTATGGACTAAAGACAGAACAGAATATTTTGGACTTGGAAAGCCTCAATTAATTACTTTTAAAGATTATTGGACTGTTATAACAAAAAACAGAGCAATACAAATGCTTGTAATTGCAGCTTCTACAAGTAAACTTTTTGTTACTATACAATCTAACTCTATAGTATTAGTTATGCTTTACGGTATAATATGCGGAAATTATGCTTTAAGCGGTGAGGTTTCTGCTATATATAGTATACCTAGTATAATTATAATAATATTGGGTATGAAATTTGTAGCTAGCCGTATGGGTCAGAGAAAAGCATTATTATTTGGTACTATAGGCTGTATAATATTTGCTGCTCTTCTATTATTATTATTTATCTTTGGAGAGCCTACTACTATGAGCTTTAAAAATCCTAATTTCTTTACTATAGCATTCATAGTATTATGGATATTAATGCAGGGTTTTGCTGGAATATCTACTAATATAGTTATACCTATGACTGCCGACTGTGCCGACTATGAAACTTATAGATCTGGAAAATATGTTCCGGGTTTGATGGGTACATTATTCAGCTGCGTAGACAAAATAATATCATCTTTCGCTACTACTATAGTAGGACTTTTAATTGCTATGATAGGCTTCAAAACTACTCAGCCTACTCCTGATACTCCATACACAACAGGAATTTTCTGGGTAACTATGTTTTGTGTATTCCTTGCTCCTATGATTGGATGGGTATTAAATATAATAGCTATGAGATTCTATCCTCTTACTAGAGAGAAAATGGAAGAGATACAAGGAGCTATAGCTGAGATAAAAGCTAAAAATCAATAA
- the uidA gene encoding beta-glucuronidase: protein MVNSMLYPRESRTRRVVDISGMWEFKIDSNNEGRKNGYANGLKDTTFIPVPSSFNDLFTDKNIREHAGDIWYETSFYLPLEWKDKNVNIRFGCATHEAAVYINGKEVCTHVGGFMPFNAPVNEAGIFGEKNKLVVVVNNELSNTTLPCGHTETKPSGKKYIKPSFDFFNYAGLNRPVKITVTNKEYIYDIDILSDINGSDGIVNYEVHTTGENKVFVKIYDEEGKEAASAEGKNGKIVIKNAKLWNPKAAYLYKFEACIKNGEELIDEYYLDFGIRTIKVEGTKFLINGKPFYFTGFGKHEDSETAGRGYNPPVIKRDFELIKWIGANSFRTSHYPYSEEIMQAADREGIVIIDEIAAVGMFDVGSVLNPGASKADYFSLEEVHTKTKEIHKKAVEELITRDKNHPSVVMWSLFNEPDTSKDEALPYFEDIFNFAKSIDKQNLPKTFAAIQASAPGKCKCMHLCDVITLNRYYGWYFLGGYEIDMSEEKFREEMNLYKDMNKPVMFTEYGADTYAGVHKLPSVMWSEEYQCEYYEMNFKVFDSYDFIIGEQLWNFADFQTTEGIFRVDGNKKGIFTRTRQPKAVAHYIRSRWTKLPLDYKK from the coding sequence ATGGTTAATTCTATGTTATATCCTAGGGAAAGCAGAACAAGAAGAGTTGTTGATATATCTGGAATGTGGGAGTTTAAAATAGACTCAAACAATGAAGGCAGAAAAAATGGTTATGCCAACGGATTAAAAGATACAACATTTATACCTGTACCATCTAGTTTTAATGATCTTTTTACAGATAAAAACATAAGAGAACATGCCGGAGATATATGGTATGAGACATCATTCTATCTTCCTTTAGAATGGAAAGATAAAAATGTTAATATAAGATTCGGCTGTGCTACACATGAAGCTGCTGTATATATTAACGGAAAAGAAGTATGTACGCATGTAGGCGGATTTATGCCTTTCAATGCTCCAGTTAATGAAGCTGGAATATTCGGAGAAAAAAATAAGTTAGTTGTAGTTGTTAATAATGAGCTTAGCAATACTACACTGCCTTGCGGACACACAGAAACTAAACCTTCAGGAAAAAAATATATCAAACCTTCTTTTGATTTCTTCAATTATGCTGGTTTGAACAGACCTGTAAAAATTACCGTTACAAACAAAGAATATATTTATGATATAGATATATTATCAGATATAAACGGCAGTGACGGAATTGTAAATTACGAAGTACATACTACAGGTGAAAATAAAGTATTCGTAAAAATATACGATGAAGAAGGAAAAGAAGCAGCAAGTGCCGAAGGAAAAAATGGAAAAATAGTTATTAAAAATGCTAAATTGTGGAATCCGAAAGCTGCTTATTTATACAAATTTGAAGCATGCATTAAAAACGGTGAAGAGCTAATAGACGAATATTATCTTGACTTTGGAATAAGAACAATAAAAGTTGAAGGCACAAAATTCTTAATAAACGGAAAACCTTTCTATTTTACAGGATTTGGAAAACATGAAGACAGTGAAACAGCTGGAAGAGGTTATAATCCTCCTGTAATAAAAAGAGATTTTGAACTTATTAAATGGATAGGTGCTAATTCATTTAGAACATCTCATTACCCATATAGTGAAGAGATAATGCAGGCTGCTGACAGAGAAGGTATAGTTATTATAGATGAAATAGCTGCTGTTGGTATGTTCGATGTGGGATCTGTATTAAATCCGGGTGCTTCAAAAGCTGATTATTTCTCTTTGGAAGAAGTACATACAAAAACTAAAGAAATACATAAAAAAGCTGTAGAGGAGCTTATTACAAGAGATAAGAATCACCCTTCTGTTGTTATGTGGAGTTTATTTAATGAACCTGACACTTCCAAAGATGAAGCTTTGCCATACTTTGAAGATATATTCAACTTTGCAAAAAGTATAGACAAACAAAACTTACCAAAAACTTTTGCTGCTATTCAGGCATCTGCTCCGGGTAAATGCAAATGCATGCATCTATGCGATGTAATTACATTAAACAGATATTACGGCTGGTATTTCTTGGGCGGTTATGAAATAGACATGTCAGAAGAAAAATTCAGAGAAGAGATGAACCTTTATAAAGACATGAACAAACCTGTTATGTTTACAGAATATGGGGCTGATACTTATGCAGGTGTTCATAAACTTCCTTCTGTTATGTGGAGTGAGGAATATCAATGCGAATACTACGAAATGAACTTCAAAGTTTTTGATAGTTACGACTTTATAATAGGCGAGCAGTTATGGAACTTTGCTGATTTCCAAACTACTGAAGGAATATTCAGAGTAGACGGAAATAAAAAAGGTATATTTACTAGAACTCGTCAGCCTAAAGCAGTTGCTCATTACATAAGAAGCAGATGGACTAAATTACCGCTAGATTACAAAAAATAA
- a CDS encoding GntR family transcriptional regulator, with product MPKSKNNNADNIIVLERDINEPIGDYAVRCLEYNIMTMNLVPGTFISEKIISEMLSISRTPIREAFSRLEKINLIEIYPQKGTMVSLIDTSIVEETSFMRMVFEKEIIKIVCKNFTEKDIKLINKNIEAYEKNINTDKLYELLDLDNEFHRILFFIADKKLTYNLIRDSIKHFNRVRIFNMLEMDRGRTLIEHKNILEHIKEKNVKKLLSLIEAHITHVKDDMVFLKSKFPEYFK from the coding sequence ATGCCTAAATCTAAAAATAATAATGCAGATAATATTATAGTACTTGAAAGAGATATCAATGAACCTATAGGGGATTATGCTGTAAGATGTTTAGAATATAATATTATGACAATGAATTTGGTACCTGGTACTTTTATAAGTGAAAAGATTATAAGTGAAATGCTATCAATAAGCAGAACGCCTATAAGAGAGGCTTTCTCCAGACTTGAGAAAATAAATTTAATAGAGATATATCCGCAAAAAGGTACTATGGTATCATTAATAGATACTTCTATTGTAGAAGAAACGAGTTTTATGAGAATGGTATTTGAAAAAGAAATAATCAAAATTGTTTGTAAGAATTTTACAGAAAAAGATATAAAACTTATAAATAAAAATATAGAAGCATATGAAAAAAATATTAACACTGATAAACTTTATGAACTTCTAGATTTGGATAATGAATTTCATAGAATACTTTTTTTTATAGCAGATAAAAAACTAACATATAATCTTATTAGGGATTCTATAAAACACTTTAATAGAGTAAGAATATTTAATATGCTGGAAATGGATAGAGGAAGAACATTAATAGAACATAAAAATATATTAGAACATATTAAAGAAAAAAATGTGAAAAAACTTCTTTCTTTAATAGAAGCTCATATTACTCATGTAAAAGATGACATGGTTTTTTTAAAAAGTAAATTTCCTGAATATTTCAAATAA
- a CDS encoding sugar kinase: MSYIVGFGEIMLRLSSANNERLFQSSKLNATFGGVEANICVLASIFGLKSRYVTALPDNVIGKKVEELLLSHKVDTSAISWEGKRLGIYFVDQGNNYRSSNIIYDREYSSISQALIEDFDWDKVFRDASYFHVSGVTPAISQTAADLTLYAVKEAKKRNVKVSCDINYRKKLWKYGKRIDEVMPEIIKYSDIVFANEYDAVKILGVQSNIDVDSDISDNDYKSIMQQLIDKYSLDMAVTTRREIINSNHNNIYSLLYKDNNLYKSKKYYIKNIIDRIGTGDSFAAGILSGIQLFTDYQDILEFAAASFCIKHSIPGDWNLTTKEEVINLMKSKDGLDVKR; the protein is encoded by the coding sequence ATGTCATATATAGTGGGTTTCGGTGAAATAATGTTAAGACTTTCATCAGCAAACAATGAAAGATTATTTCAATCATCAAAACTTAATGCCACATTTGGAGGAGTTGAAGCCAATATATGCGTTTTAGCTTCAATATTTGGTTTAAAAAGCAGATATGTAACTGCTCTTCCAGATAATGTTATAGGAAAAAAAGTTGAAGAGTTGCTGTTAAGCCACAAGGTTGATACTTCGGCTATATCTTGGGAAGGTAAAAGACTCGGCATATATTTTGTAGATCAGGGAAATAATTATAGAAGTTCAAATATTATCTATGACAGAGAATATTCTTCTATATCACAAGCATTAATAGAAGACTTTGATTGGGATAAAGTATTTAGAGATGCATCATATTTTCATGTAAGCGGAGTAACACCAGCAATTAGCCAAACTGCTGCCGATCTTACACTATATGCTGTGAAAGAGGCTAAAAAAAGAAATGTAAAGGTATCATGTGATATAAACTATAGAAAAAAATTATGGAAATACGGAAAAAGAATAGATGAGGTAATGCCCGAAATAATAAAATATTCTGATATAGTTTTTGCTAATGAATACGATGCCGTTAAAATTTTGGGCGTACAGAGCAATATAGATGTTGATTCAGATATAAGCGACAATGATTATAAATCTATTATGCAGCAATTAATAGATAAATACTCTTTGGATATGGCAGTAACAACAAGAAGAGAAATAATAAACTCAAATCATAATAACATATACAGTCTTCTCTATAAAGATAATAATTTATACAAATCAAAAAAATACTATATAAAAAATATTATCGATAGAATAGGTACAGGAGACTCATTTGCTGCTGGAATACTTTCAGGAATACAGTTATTTACTGATTATCAGGATATATTAGAGTTTGCCGCAGCTTCTTTTTGCATAAAACACAGTATACCCGGAGATTGGAATTTAACTACAAAAGAGGAGGTTATAAATCTTATGAAATCTAAAGACGGACTTGATGTAAAAAGATAA
- a CDS encoding thioredoxin family protein, translating to MNLFGEEETNKESPVEARVKILGTGCSNCQKLEENVIAAIEEAKLDLIVQYVEDMAEIASYGVMSTPALVLDDKVLSYGKVLSKEEIISLLKENI from the coding sequence ATTAATCTCTTCGGTGAAGAGGAAACAAATAAAGAGTCCCCTGTAGAGGCTAGAGTAAAAATACTTGGAACTGGATGCTCTAACTGTCAAAAATTAGAAGAAAATGTAATAGCTGCTATTGAAGAGGCTAAACTAGATTTGATAGTTCAGTATGTAGAGGATATGGCTGAAATAGCTTCTTATGGTGTAATGTCAACACCTGCTTTAGTTTTAGATGATAAAGTGCTTTCATATGGAAAGGTATTAAGCAAAGAAGAGATAATAAGTTTATTAAAAGAAAATATATAA
- the sec1 gene encoding thioredoxin-like selenoprotein Sec.1, which yields MIKKNIEFGUGCLPDPLEDEEREIEKILLLGRNDDDASLNMLSNIRNAILDLDLDLSIKFTESKGSMSYYGVMTLPALIVNDELVSYGEVLSKETIINILKEKL from the coding sequence ATGATTAAAAAAAATATAGAATTCGGCTGAGGCTGTTTGCCTGATCCTCTAGAAGATGAGGAAAGAGAAATAGAAAAAATATTATTATTAGGCAGAAATGATGATGATGCTTCATTAAATATGCTTAGCAATATCAGAAATGCTATATTAGATTTGGATTTGGATTTATCTATAAAATTTACAGAAAGTAAGGGGAGTATGTCATATTACGGAGTTATGACTTTGCCTGCACTTATTGTTAATGATGAGCTTGTATCATATGGTGAGGTATTAAGTAAAGAAACAATAATAAATATTTTAAAAGAAAAATTATAA
- a CDS encoding thioredoxin family protein has protein sequence MSSEKNCCCGGSSSNARIKILGSGCSNCQKLEKNALEAVKEIGIDLSVGHVQDMAQIASYGVMSTPALVLDEKVLSYGKVLTKDEIIALLKDKVK, from the coding sequence ATGTCATCAGAAAAAAATTGCTGCTGTGGTGGTTCATCATCAAATGCTAGAATTAAAATATTAGGAAGCGGCTGTTCAAACTGCCAAAAACTTGAGAAAAATGCTTTAGAAGCTGTAAAAGAAATTGGTATTGATTTAAGTGTCGGACATGTACAGGATATGGCACAAATAGCTTCTTACGGTGTAATGTCAACTCCTGCTTTGGTGCTTGATGAAAAAGTATTATCATATGGAAAAGTGCTTACAAAAGATGAAATCATCGCTTTATTAAAAGATAAAGTAAAATAA
- a CDS encoding permease, whose protein sequence is MLVIKSIFVFIQDQIISMKWLNTLIGNILNNFALSETMKGVIQFFIYDVIKIFVLLSVLIFCISYIQSYFPPERTKKILSRFNGISANILAALFGTVTPFCSCSSIPLFIGFTSAGIPISMTFSFLISSPLVDLASLILLSSVFGMKIAIAYVIVGLVLAVVGGTLIGKLKMERYLEDFVKNIKSNADVEIQTMTKKDRIIYSKNQVMQTIKKVYLYIFIGVGIGAFIHNVIPEAWINTVLGKNNWYSVPLATLVGIPMYADIFGTLPVAESLFYKGAGIGTILSFMMAVTALSLPSIIMIKKVVKIQLLVLFVGIVTLGIIIIGYLFNNFYFLFV, encoded by the coding sequence ATGTTAGTTATAAAATCAATATTTGTTTTTATACAGGATCAGATAATATCTATGAAATGGCTCAATACATTGATAGGCAATATATTAAATAATTTTGCCCTATCAGAAACAATGAAGGGAGTAATACAGTTTTTTATTTATGATGTTATAAAAATATTTGTACTTTTATCTGTACTCATATTTTGTATATCATATATTCAAAGCTATTTTCCTCCAGAGAGAACCAAAAAAATATTAAGCAGATTTAATGGAATATCAGCAAATATATTAGCAGCACTTTTCGGAACGGTTACTCCATTTTGTTCATGCTCTTCAATACCTTTATTTATAGGATTTACCTCTGCTGGCATACCTATTTCTATGACATTTTCTTTTTTAATATCTTCACCTCTTGTAGATTTGGCTTCTTTAATACTTTTATCAAGTGTGTTTGGAATGAAAATAGCTATAGCTTATGTTATTGTAGGGCTTGTACTTGCTGTTGTAGGAGGTACTTTAATAGGCAAACTAAAAATGGAAAGATATTTAGAAGATTTTGTTAAAAATATAAAATCAAATGCAGATGTAGAAATACAGACTATGACAAAAAAAGATAGAATTATATACTCAAAAAATCAGGTAATGCAGACTATAAAAAAAGTTTATTTATATATTTTTATAGGAGTTGGAATAGGAGCTTTTATACATAATGTTATACCAGAAGCATGGATAAATACTGTACTAGGAAAAAATAATTGGTATTCTGTTCCTTTAGCAACTTTGGTTGGTATACCAATGTATGCAGATATATTTGGTACTCTTCCAGTAGCTGAAAGTTTATTTTATAAAGGTGCTGGAATAGGAACTATTTTATCATTTATGATGGCGGTTACTGCTTTATCACTTCCGTCAATTATTATGATAAAAAAGGTAGTAAAAATACAGCTTCTTGTTCTTTTTGTGGGTATAGTAACTTTAGGAATAATAATTATTGGATATTTATTTAATAATTTTTATTTTCTATTTGTATAA
- a CDS encoding arsenic resistance protein, producing the protein MIGASNFFELAVAVAVSLFGVNSGAALATIVGVLVEVPVMLTLVKIANATKNKFKN; encoded by the coding sequence ATGATAGGAGCTTCCAACTTCTTCGAGCTTGCCGTTGCTGTGGCTGTATCATTATTCGGAGTTAATTCTGGAGCTGCTCTTGCTACTATTGTAGGAGTATTAGTAGAAGTACCTGTAATGCTCACCCTTGTAAAAATAGCAAATGCAACAAAAAATAAATTTAAAAATTAA
- the arsB gene encoding ACR3 family arsenite efflux transporter: MDNMNNNDEKKENISFFQKYLTLWVFICMIIGVLISKFLQVIPNTLNKFEYANVSIPIAVLIWLMIYPMMMSVDFQSIKNVTKNPNGIFLTWAVNWLIKPFTMFFISSFFFYTILNNIIPEDLAKEYLTGAVLLGAAPCTAMVFVWSALTKGNPSYTVVQVATNDLIILIAFVPIVKFLLGISNVTVPWDTLFLSVVLFVLIPLIAGIATRVYVCTKKGTEYFNNIFVHKFDNITVIGLLLTLILLFSFQGNIILSNPLHIILIAIPLILQTFLIFFIAYIAAYLLKLPP, encoded by the coding sequence ATGGATAATATGAATAATAATGATGAAAAAAAAGAAAATATAAGTTTTTTTCAGAAATATTTAACATTGTGGGTATTTATATGTATGATTATAGGGGTATTAATATCAAAATTTTTACAGGTAATACCAAACACATTAAATAAATTTGAATATGCAAATGTATCAATACCAATAGCCGTATTAATATGGCTTATGATATACCCTATGATGATGAGTGTAGATTTTCAAAGCATAAAAAACGTTACCAAAAATCCGAATGGTATTTTTTTAACTTGGGCTGTAAATTGGCTTATCAAACCTTTTACTATGTTTTTTATATCATCTTTCTTTTTCTATACTATATTAAATAATATAATACCTGAGGATTTAGCAAAAGAATATTTGACAGGTGCTGTGCTTTTGGGGGCTGCTCCTTGTACTGCTATGGTATTTGTATGGAGTGCTTTAACAAAAGGAAATCCATCATATACTGTTGTTCAGGTAGCAACCAATGATTTAATAATACTCATAGCATTTGTTCCTATAGTAAAATTCTTATTAGGTATATCAAATGTTACAGTACCTTGGGATACACTATTTTTATCTGTGGTATTGTTTGTACTTATACCGCTAATAGCGGGAATCGCCACAAGAGTTTATGTATGCACTAAAAAAGGGACAGAATATTTCAATAATATTTTTGTACATAAATTTGATAATATAACAGTGATAGGATTATTATTAACATTAATACTATTATTTAGCTTTCAGGGAAACATTATATTATCAAATCCTTTACACATAATTCTAATAGCAATACCTTTAATATTACAAACTTTTTTAATATTTTTCATAGCTTATATTGCAGCTTATTTATTAAAACTTCCTCCATAA
- a CDS encoding ArsR/SmtB family transcription factor, producing the protein MQDYKNNSIVFKALCDENRLKILEMIKDGEICACKLLEELHIVQSTLSHHMKILCDSNIVVGRKEGKWTYYSFNEEGIKNAEKLLSYYTTIVSDKNDESTSKCKCEK; encoded by the coding sequence ATGCAAGATTATAAAAATAATTCAATAGTATTCAAAGCACTATGCGATGAAAATAGATTAAAAATATTAGAAATGATTAAAGATGGTGAAATATGTGCATGCAAACTTTTGGAAGAATTACATATAGTACAGTCTACACTATCACATCATATGAAAATACTCTGCGATTCAAATATTGTAGTAGGAAGAAAAGAAGGCAAATGGACTTATTATAGTTTTAATGAAGAAGGAATAAAAAATGCAGAAAAATTATTAAGCTATTATACAACTATAGTATCAGATAAAAATGATGAAAGCACATCAAAATGCAAATGCGAAAAATAA
- a CDS encoding aldose epimerase family protein yields MQAKNFGNGYLLYELKNKNDMILKLTDIGASITGVFFKDKNGNEVQVSFGSDDYSFYLKPHDYIGASVGRVANRTINAEFTLDGITYKLAKNDNNKHHLHGGTEGISFKKFDSKVLGNNSVSFTYFSQNGEEGYPANVNIEIIYTLTDDNEILINYLASADAPTPLNLTNHAYWNLNGEGAIYEHDLFIDSLFYLPVTEECVSSGEILKTENTPFDFSKTKKIGADIEEANGYDNCFIFNEKNILSYTNDSNNFNKLRASCYSEKTGICLELYTTKPAMHFYSGNMLDNREVRNTVLNKHNAFCFETEFLPAAVNFPHFPSIIFDSNKNYNHKTMYKLLLK; encoded by the coding sequence ATGCAGGCTAAAAATTTTGGAAACGGTTACCTTTTGTATGAATTAAAAAATAAAAATGACATGATATTAAAACTAACAGATATAGGTGCTTCTATAACTGGAGTATTTTTTAAGGATAAAAACGGAAATGAAGTACAGGTATCATTTGGAAGCGATGATTATTCATTTTACTTAAAGCCTCATGATTATATAGGGGCTTCTGTTGGAAGGGTAGCCAATAGAACTATAAATGCCGAGTTTACTCTTGATGGGATAACATATAAATTGGCGAAAAATGATAATAATAAACATCATTTGCATGGAGGTACAGAAGGTATTTCATTTAAGAAATTTGATTCTAAAGTATTGGGAAATAACTCCGTATCATTTACATATTTTTCTCAAAACGGGGAGGAAGGATATCCTGCCAATGTGAATATTGAAATAATATATACTTTAACAGATGATAATGAAATATTAATAAATTATTTGGCAAGTGCAGATGCTCCTACACCTTTGAACTTAACTAATCATGCATATTGGAATCTTAATGGAGAAGGTGCTATATATGAGCATGATTTATTTATAGATTCTTTGTTTTATCTTCCAGTAACAGAAGAATGCGTATCAAGCGGTGAGATATTAAAAACAGAAAATACTCCTTTTGATTTTAGCAAAACAAAAAAAATAGGTGCTGATATAGAAGAAGCAAATGGTTATGATAATTGTTTTATATTCAATGAAAAAAATATCTTGTCATATACAAATGACAGCAATAATTTTAATAAATTAAGGGCTTCATGCTATAGTGAAAAAACAGGAATATGTTTAGAACTTTATACCACAAAGCCTGCTATGCATTTTTATTCTGGTAATATGCTTGATAACAGAGAGGTGAGAAATACAGTTTTGAATAAGCATAATGCTTTTTGTTTTGAGACAGAGTTTTTACCTGCTGCTGTTAATTTCCCTCATTTTCCAAGCATAATATTTGACTCTAATAAAAATTATAATCATAAGACTATGTATAAATTATTATTAAAATAA
- a CDS encoding class I SAM-dependent methyltransferase, protein MNDKKSIIIEHYIERVKDFNIPEYQVLDWESQDAQEARFKTLLEHFDIRESILLDVGCGLGHLAEYIDKKNIDTYYIGIDIMPEMIERAKKKVFKNINPQFMTIDFFKTSDIEDDFDYIYSSGIFNLNLGNNEEFLKNALKNFLIAARKGVCFNLLDISCKEKYGDKYYYYKKDDVFNMVCDIVKNLDLKCKIKISDEYLSNDFSVFIDML, encoded by the coding sequence ATGAATGACAAAAAATCAATTATAATAGAACATTACATTGAAAGGGTAAAAGATTTTAATATACCAGAATATCAGGTTTTGGACTGGGAATCACAAGATGCTCAGGAGGCTAGGTTTAAAACTTTGCTTGAGCATTTTGATATAAGAGAATCTATTTTGCTTGATGTAGGCTGCGGACTTGGACATTTGGCTGAGTATATAGATAAAAAAAATATCGACACATACTATATTGGTATAGATATAATGCCGGAGATGATTGAAAGGGCAAAAAAGAAAGTTTTTAAAAATATCAATCCTCAATTTATGACTATTGATTTTTTTAAGACTTCTGATATTGAAGATGATTTTGACTATATATATTCTTCTGGTATATTTAATCTTAATCTTGGCAACAATGAAGAGTTTTTGAAAAATGCTTTAAAAAATTTCTTGATTGCGGCAAGAAAAGGTGTATGTTTTAATCTTCTTGATATTTCCTGCAAAGAAAAATATGGAGATAAATATTATTACTATAAAAAAGATGATGTATTTAATATGGTATGTGATATAGTAAAAAATTTGGATTTAAAATGCAAGATAAAAATATCAGATGAGTATTTATCAAATGATTTTTCTGTGTTTATAGATATGCTTTAA